From Xenopus laevis strain J_2021 chromosome 7L, Xenopus_laevis_v10.1, whole genome shotgun sequence, one genomic window encodes:
- the LOC108697050 gene encoding uncharacterized protein LOC108697050: protein MPARKLPYKRAHGELCAARCCALSSRLRSVHRHKKPTAARSAIRKVARVTKRHSRGHSRGKVQEGETLLGFFKTKGCATANACRPVVVESYHNKCKKIDKASPLSVGISVNSLLCPVGYSYTDHVSHFSVHCEGVENVCLTEKIWTEFDKENDFEVIKRCAKSAECNRVGTYSSNIKKFTVNTTCCNSSMCFSPVPTFPTQVSTENGLTCPTCYAENSRQCILDEPMNCVGNENRCISFIKEEVFENTSTIQSFSGCTTDNICRLGSWAKKFLYKENQIFKTVRMEMICSHSIRLTNPVVSYLGFMLVGLRIIIFVI, encoded by the exons ATGCCGGCACGGAAGCTCCCGTACAAACGCGCCCATGGGGAGCTTTGTGCGGCAAGGTGCTGTGCGCTCAGTTCCCGTTTGCGAAGTGTGCACAGGCATAAGAAACCCACCGCTGCTAGGTCGGCCATCCGCAAAGTAGCACGGGTCACCAAGCGGCATTCCAGGGGACATTCCAGGGGCAAAGTTCAAGAAGGAGAGACACTTCTAG gGTTTTTTAAAACCAAGGGATGTGCAACTGCAAATGCTTGTAGGCCTGTCGTTGTGGAATCATAccataacaaatgtaaaaaaatcgaCAAAGCCTCTCCTCTAAGTGTGG GTATTTCAGTCAATTCCCTGCTTTGCCCTGTTGGTTATTCTTATACAGATCACGTTTCACATTTCTCGGTGCACTGTGAAGGTGTAGAAAATGTGTGCCTAACAGAGAAAATATGGACTGAATTTG ATAAAGAAAATGATTTTGAAGTGATAAAAAGATGTGCAAAATCTGCAGAGTGCAACCGAGTTGGAACTTACAGCAGCAACATCAAAAAGTTTACAGTCAATACTACCTGTTGTAACTCCAGCATGTGCTTTTCTCCAGTCCCCACAT TTCCTACTCAAGTCTCAACTGAAAATGGGCTGACCTGTCCAACATGCTATGCAGAAAACAGCAGGCAATGTATATTGGACGAGCCTATGAACTGTGTTGGAAATGAGAATCGATGCATTAGCTTCATAAAAGAGGAAGTCTTTG AAAACACTTCGACAATACAGTCTTTTTCAGGATGTACCACAGACAATATCTGCAGGCTTGGATCATGGGCAAAAAAATTCCTCTATAAGGAAAATCAGATATTTAAAACAGTAAGAATGGAAATGATTTGCAGCCACAGTATAAGACTAACCAATCCAGTTGTCTCTTACCTGGGCTTCATGTTAGTAGGCCtaagaataataatatttgttatataa